From one Treponema denticola genomic stretch:
- the sufB gene encoding Fe-S cluster assembly protein SufB, protein MSKAINQNTDKAPEDAALFQERKRTFVSDIERGVYDIKDSIDYKYSTGLGLNEEVVKKISARKNEPEWMLDLRLKSLVYFNERPMPDWGADISDLDIQEIIHYIVSDTKPLAETWDDVPEEIKKTFDRLGIPEAERNSLAGVGAQYDSEVVYHSLKEDLEKQGVVYLDMETAVHKYEDIVKKHFMQLIKPNDHKFAALHGAVWSGGSFVYVPKGVRVELPLQSYFRLNAQQSGQFEHTLIIVEEGAYLHFIEGCSAPKYYKNALHAGAVELYVGKKATLRYSTIENWSRNLYNLNTKRAIVEEDGAIEWVSGSFGSRVTMLYPMSILKGDRSRSEFTGVTFASEGQCLDTGTKTVHIGKNTVSEMRSRSIAKNGGEANYRGLLSIGANATGAKAVAECESLMLDDKSRSDTIPIIESHIDDVDIGHEAKIGRISESMVFYLMQRGLDEAAAKSLIIKGFVEPISKELPLEYAVELNNLITIELEGTIG, encoded by the coding sequence ATGAGTAAAGCCATAAACCAAAACACAGATAAAGCACCGGAGGATGCCGCCCTCTTTCAAGAAAGAAAGCGTACATTTGTTTCGGATATAGAACGCGGAGTCTATGACATAAAGGACAGCATCGATTATAAGTATTCGACAGGGCTCGGTTTAAACGAAGAAGTCGTAAAGAAAATATCCGCACGCAAAAATGAGCCTGAGTGGATGCTGGACTTGCGTCTTAAATCCCTAGTATACTTTAATGAGCGGCCCATGCCGGACTGGGGAGCCGATATTTCCGATTTGGATATTCAAGAGATAATCCACTACATTGTTTCCGACACAAAACCCTTGGCCGAAACTTGGGATGACGTTCCGGAGGAAATAAAAAAGACCTTTGACAGGCTGGGCATTCCCGAAGCCGAACGAAACTCCCTCGCAGGAGTGGGTGCCCAGTATGATTCGGAAGTCGTTTACCACAGTCTAAAAGAAGACTTGGAAAAACAGGGCGTAGTCTATTTGGATATGGAAACGGCCGTTCACAAGTACGAAGATATAGTAAAAAAGCATTTTATGCAGCTTATAAAGCCGAATGATCATAAATTTGCAGCCCTCCACGGTGCCGTTTGGTCGGGAGGTTCCTTTGTGTATGTTCCCAAGGGTGTAAGGGTCGAGCTTCCGCTTCAATCCTATTTTAGACTGAATGCCCAGCAGTCGGGGCAGTTTGAGCACACCCTTATAATTGTAGAAGAAGGAGCCTACCTTCACTTTATCGAAGGATGCAGTGCTCCCAAATACTATAAAAACGCCCTCCATGCAGGAGCCGTCGAGCTCTATGTAGGAAAAAAAGCAACCTTGCGTTATTCAACAATCGAAAACTGGTCGCGAAACCTATATAACTTAAACACCAAAAGGGCCATAGTCGAAGAAGACGGAGCTATTGAATGGGTTTCGGGTTCGTTCGGTTCAAGGGTTACCATGCTTTATCCTATGAGTATCTTAAAAGGCGACCGCTCCCGTTCGGAATTTACAGGGGTTACCTTTGCTTCGGAAGGGCAGTGCCTTGATACGGGAACAAAGACCGTTCACATCGGAAAAAACACCGTTTCGGAAATGCGCTCCCGTTCCATCGCAAAAAACGGCGGGGAAGCAAACTACCGAGGCCTTTTGTCCATAGGAGCAAATGCAACCGGAGCTAAGGCTGTGGCCGAATGCGAATCCCTAATGCTTGACGATAAATCCCGCTCCGATACGATTCCGATTATAGAATCCCATATCGATGATGTAGACATAGGCCATGAGGCTAAAATCGGAAGGATAAGCGAATCAATGGTGTTCTACCTTATGCAAAGAGGCTTGGATGAGGCCGCCGCAAAATCCCTTATCATCAAGGGCTTTGTCGAACCTATCTCCAAGGAACTGCCTTTGGAATATGCCGTTGAGTTGAACAATCTTATTACAATCGAATTGGAAGGAACTATAGGATAG
- the sufC gene encoding Fe-S cluster assembly ATPase SufC, with protein sequence MKLLDIQGLQMSVDEKQILKNLNLSINKGEVHVVMGPNGAGKSTLAAAITGNPRYTIDAGKIFFEGELINDVPVYERARKGIFLSFQIPEEVPGLKIEEFLRASKEAVTGEKTPAIKFHKLLSDTMKQLKINPAYANRSLNVGFSGGEKKKNEILQLAILNPKLAILDETDSGLDIDATKIVFEGVSKIRTPDMGILIITHHNKVLDYIKPDFVHILVDGTIVKTGRLELVEYIEKNGYENIKESL encoded by the coding sequence ATGAAATTATTAGATATACAAGGACTTCAAATGTCGGTTGATGAGAAGCAGATTCTCAAAAACCTTAATTTGAGTATAAACAAGGGCGAGGTTCATGTGGTCATGGGTCCGAACGGAGCCGGAAAATCCACCTTGGCTGCTGCCATAACGGGGAATCCTCGATACACAATCGATGCAGGTAAAATCTTTTTTGAAGGTGAGCTTATAAATGATGTTCCCGTTTATGAACGGGCTCGTAAAGGTATATTTCTTTCTTTTCAAATACCTGAAGAGGTGCCGGGTTTAAAAATAGAGGAGTTTTTGCGTGCTTCAAAAGAAGCCGTAACGGGTGAAAAAACACCTGCGATAAAATTTCATAAACTTTTATCGGACACAATGAAGCAGCTTAAAATCAACCCTGCATACGCGAACCGCAGCTTAAATGTCGGGTTTTCGGGCGGAGAAAAAAAGAAAAACGAAATCTTACAGCTTGCTATTCTAAACCCGAAACTTGCAATCCTCGATGAAACGGATTCGGGGCTGGATATTGACGCTACAAAGATAGTCTTTGAAGGCGTTTCCAAAATACGCACCCCCGATATGGGAATTTTAATCATTACCCATCATAATAAAGTTTTAGATTATATAAAGCCCGATTTTGTACACATTCTTGTTGACGGCACTATTGTCAAAACAGGCCGTCTTGAGTTGGTAGAATATATTGAAAAGAACGGGTACGAAAACATAAAAGAAAGCCTATGA
- a CDS encoding MATE family efflux transporter: MTVNSKPVVNLKSVFSDKSFLKNLFIIAVPIILQNFISSFVNILDTIMIGRLGTIELAAVGLGNQLFFLLNLILYGIGSGGMVFTAQFWGKKDFNGLQKTFALSLIVAVFFSAIFTLACTIFPKEILSLYSKDAAVIEKGVDYLSVSAFCFLPFAVNFIFMITLRSIEKVRVAVGATLVSLFVNLILNAILIFGLLGFPALGVKGAAIATVASRVTELIILFSVTKKKKYPILGKLKNHFDFDLKFIRQYFAIVMPVLINESLWSLGITFHHKIFAGIGTFAYAAYNITNTVSMLTWVIFIGFGNGVSVLIGKKIGEQNYDEAKTYAAKVSIFVPFVAVFVGAMLIPISYLTPILFNVETVVLQTVMKLFIILACCYPLKAFNMCMLVGILRAGGDTRFGIICDTAVMWCVSIPLAYSLSVYTSIPAWGIYICLFSEEPFKALLGLWRIRSGKWLRSVTD; the protein is encoded by the coding sequence ATGACTGTAAATTCAAAACCGGTTGTAAATTTAAAATCGGTATTTTCGGATAAATCTTTTTTAAAAAACTTATTTATAATTGCCGTACCTATAATATTGCAAAATTTTATAAGCTCCTTTGTAAATATTTTAGACACGATAATGATAGGCCGTTTGGGCACTATTGAACTTGCAGCCGTAGGACTTGGCAATCAATTGTTTTTTTTATTGAACTTGATTTTGTACGGCATAGGTTCGGGCGGCATGGTCTTTACCGCTCAATTTTGGGGCAAAAAAGATTTTAACGGTTTACAAAAAACTTTTGCTCTTTCTCTCATCGTTGCAGTTTTTTTCAGTGCCATCTTTACACTGGCCTGCACTATTTTTCCAAAAGAAATTTTATCCCTCTATTCAAAGGATGCGGCCGTAATCGAAAAGGGGGTAGACTACCTCAGCGTTTCGGCATTTTGCTTTTTGCCCTTTGCGGTAAACTTTATTTTTATGATTACCCTCCGTTCTATAGAAAAGGTAAGGGTCGCTGTTGGGGCAACGCTCGTTTCTCTTTTTGTAAACCTTATACTGAATGCTATTTTGATTTTCGGGTTGTTGGGCTTCCCCGCACTCGGAGTTAAGGGGGCGGCTATTGCAACGGTGGCTTCCAGAGTTACCGAGCTTATCATTCTTTTTTCGGTAACAAAGAAAAAGAAATATCCCATACTCGGAAAACTTAAAAACCATTTTGACTTTGATCTTAAATTTATAAGACAATACTTTGCGATAGTTATGCCGGTTCTAATAAACGAATCGTTATGGTCTTTAGGTATTACCTTTCATCATAAGATATTTGCAGGAATCGGAACATTTGCCTATGCCGCCTACAATATTACAAACACGGTTTCGATGTTGACATGGGTTATTTTTATAGGCTTCGGAAACGGAGTCAGCGTTTTGATAGGGAAAAAAATCGGAGAGCAAAATTATGATGAGGCAAAAACTTATGCGGCAAAGGTTTCAATCTTTGTGCCTTTTGTTGCCGTTTTTGTCGGTGCTATGCTAATTCCGATTTCGTATTTGACTCCGATTTTATTTAATGTAGAAACAGTGGTCTTACAGACCGTTATGAAGCTTTTTATAATTTTAGCCTGTTGTTATCCCTTAAAAGCCTTTAACATGTGTATGCTTGTCGGTATTCTAAGAGCAGGAGGCGATACCCGTTTCGGTATAATCTGCGATACGGCAGTTATGTGGTGTGTTTCCATTCCGCTGGCATATTCTTTGTCGGTTTATACTTCTATTCCGGCATGGGGAATTTATATTTGTCTTTTTAGCGAAGAACCTTTTAAGGCCCTTCTGGGGCTTTGGCGTATCAGGTCAGGTAAATGGCTCCGTTCGGTTACGGATTAA
- a CDS encoding dicarboxylate/amino acid:cation symporter: MAKEKKIGLLPKLGIGIAAGILLGLFVPASVMAVINTIKAILGSVIFFIVPLVIFGFIAPAICGLKQNAGKMLGTFLGLSYISAVGASIFSAIAGYVLIPFLRVPSSMSALADIPKTAFVLSIPPLMPVMTALVMAILVGISVLWTKAETIEKVLVEFQKMILEIVNRIVVPLLPFFIAATFAELAYSGSLTKQLPVFLKVIVIVLIGHFIWLTVLYLIGGAVSKKNPLDVIKHYGPAYTTAVGTMSSAATLPVALRCAHKSDALPSEVADFAIPLGATTHLCGSVLTETFFCMTIAQMLYGSLPSFGTMILFSFLFGVFAVGAPGVPGGTVMASLGLVLSVLGFDSTGTGLLIAIFALQDSFGTACNVTGDGALALILRGIFYKPDGTLKKQA; encoded by the coding sequence ATGGCAAAAGAAAAAAAGATTGGGCTTTTACCCAAACTCGGTATCGGTATTGCGGCAGGTATTTTGCTTGGACTCTTTGTTCCGGCATCTGTTATGGCCGTCATTAACACAATTAAGGCAATCTTAGGTTCGGTTATCTTCTTTATCGTACCTCTGGTTATCTTCGGTTTTATCGCTCCTGCAATCTGCGGTTTAAAGCAAAATGCAGGAAAAATGTTGGGAACCTTTCTAGGTTTGTCCTATATATCCGCTGTCGGAGCTTCAATTTTCTCAGCTATTGCAGGATATGTTTTGATTCCGTTTTTGCGTGTACCCAGCTCTATGAGTGCATTGGCAGACATCCCGAAAACGGCCTTCGTTTTATCTATTCCGCCTCTAATGCCGGTTATGACAGCATTGGTAATGGCTATCCTTGTAGGTATTTCGGTATTGTGGACAAAAGCCGAAACCATTGAAAAGGTTTTAGTAGAATTCCAAAAGATGATTTTGGAAATTGTAAACCGCATAGTTGTTCCTCTTTTGCCCTTCTTTATTGCAGCAACCTTTGCAGAACTGGCCTATAGCGGAAGTTTAACAAAACAGCTACCCGTATTCTTAAAGGTTATCGTTATCGTTTTAATCGGTCACTTTATCTGGCTTACTGTTCTCTACCTTATAGGAGGAGCAGTTTCAAAGAAAAATCCATTAGACGTTATCAAACACTACGGCCCCGCTTATACTACAGCTGTAGGAACTATGTCCAGTGCTGCAACTCTTCCCGTAGCCTTACGCTGCGCTCATAAATCGGATGCTCTTCCTTCAGAAGTTGCAGACTTTGCAATTCCGCTTGGAGCTACAACCCATCTTTGCGGTTCGGTTTTAACGGAAACATTCTTCTGTATGACAATAGCTCAAATGCTTTACGGTTCGCTGCCTTCTTTCGGAACAATGATTTTATTCTCATTCTTGTTCGGTGTATTTGCAGTAGGAGCACCCGGTGTACCCGGCGGAACCGTTATGGCCTCATTGGGTCTTGTTTTAAGCGTTTTAGGTTTTGACAGCACGGGAACAGGCTTGCTTATAGCTATCTTTGCTCTTCAAGACAGCTTCGGTACCGCATGTAACGTAACCGGTGACGGTGCCTTGGCCTTGATACTCAGAGGTATTTTCTACAAACCTGACGGTACTTTAAAAAAACAGGCTTAA
- the sufD gene encoding Fe-S cluster assembly protein SufD encodes MSDRTYFKRLDYTKTDIPSKPFCNLTCKANGCTKDCTEAENIEQMPIEQFLKTAPSENIEKFFDFTKTKREKNCGLGDNYVQEVKDKRNSGIYIRVKKCEDKEKIANVLIHFTMDQANNVLYDQNLIVIEEGARAKIFFYHDVKEYDCSKANIFRNGLLSIVAEKNSQVEFIKVQNLSHCGINFETVKISAMEKAQVTLYDIQLGAKINGASTSTYMPEEWADVQIYPLYFADKTRRIDLEQNFIINGKNSLGAITAKGALKNMAHKMFRGNIFLNRGCSKSIARFSDNTIMLDKTTVGATIPTIFCDEDDVIGEHAASFEAVNKAKLYYLMTRGFDELSAKKLLIEAAFKPVFNRIDDETIREKLLEEFRISLDEIRD; translated from the coding sequence ATGAGTGATAGAACTTATTTTAAACGGCTTGACTACACAAAAACGGATATCCCTTCAAAGCCTTTTTGCAATTTAACCTGCAAGGCCAACGGCTGTACCAAAGACTGCACCGAAGCTGAAAATATAGAACAAATGCCGATTGAGCAATTTTTAAAAACAGCCCCTTCGGAAAATATAGAAAAATTCTTTGATTTTACGAAGACAAAACGCGAAAAAAATTGCGGTCTCGGAGACAACTATGTTCAAGAAGTAAAGGATAAAAGGAATTCCGGTATTTATATAAGAGTAAAAAAATGCGAAGATAAGGAAAAGATCGCCAATGTTCTAATCCATTTTACAATGGATCAAGCCAATAATGTTCTTTATGACCAAAATCTGATTGTAATTGAAGAAGGGGCAAGGGCTAAAATCTTTTTTTATCATGATGTAAAAGAATACGATTGCTCAAAGGCCAATATTTTTAGAAACGGCCTACTAAGCATAGTTGCCGAAAAAAACTCTCAAGTAGAATTTATAAAGGTACAAAACTTAAGTCACTGCGGCATCAACTTTGAAACCGTAAAAATTTCTGCAATGGAGAAGGCTCAAGTTACCCTTTACGACATTCAGCTTGGAGCAAAGATAAACGGAGCTTCGACTTCTACCTATATGCCGGAAGAATGGGCTGATGTTCAAATATACCCCCTCTATTTTGCAGATAAGACCAGACGCATCGATTTGGAGCAAAATTTTATCATCAACGGAAAAAATTCTCTAGGTGCAATTACTGCAAAAGGAGCTTTAAAGAACATGGCTCATAAAATGTTCCGGGGCAATATCTTTTTAAACAGGGGCTGCTCAAAGTCCATTGCAAGGTTTTCGGATAACACGATTATGCTCGATAAGACCACTGTGGGGGCTACAATCCCTACAATCTTTTGCGATGAAGATGACGTTATAGGAGAGCACGCTGCGAGCTTTGAGGCGGTAAACAAGGCCAAGCTTTACTACCTTATGACCCGCGGTTTTGACGAGCTGAGTGCCAAAAAGCTCTTAATCGAGGCAGCTTTTAAACCTGTTTTTAACCGCATTGACGATGAAACTATAAGAGAAAAGCTCTTAGAGGAATTCAGGATAAGCTTAG
- a CDS encoding radical SAM protein → MEYEGRICRPPMERSSFMLPVMVGCSYNKCKFCNLFRNIKYRDLSLSEIEEELIRVKNLNGNLSKIFLGDGSAFNLKTEHLLKILNLIHKYFPDCNCINMDATITGILQKNDAELETLYTQGIRTLYIGIESGLEDVLLFMNKDHTRAEAEKAVSKIQGHGYSFGAHIMTGIAGKDRSIENAEATAEFLNKTKPIRVINFSMFLHKEGPLYKDIEAGKYEAASEMENLKEEKRLIELLGDEDNPIFYDGFHDYLEFRVRGILPKDREKMLKSIQDKIENYKPLQNDYAFVNGECTPSLEKADGSGKIWKTA, encoded by the coding sequence ATGGAATATGAAGGTAGAATTTGCAGGCCTCCTATGGAGCGTTCTTCTTTTATGCTTCCCGTAATGGTAGGCTGCTCATATAATAAGTGTAAGTTTTGTAATTTATTCCGCAACATAAAATATAGAGACTTATCTCTTTCAGAAATTGAAGAGGAACTTATACGCGTAAAAAATTTAAACGGGAATCTTTCAAAAATTTTTTTAGGAGACGGAAGCGCCTTCAATTTAAAAACTGAACATCTTTTAAAAATATTGAATTTAATCCATAAGTATTTTCCCGATTGTAATTGCATAAACATGGATGCGACAATCACAGGCATTTTACAAAAAAACGATGCCGAGTTGGAAACCCTATATACACAGGGCATTAGAACTCTTTATATCGGAATAGAAAGCGGCTTGGAAGATGTTCTTTTATTTATGAACAAGGATCACACAAGGGCTGAAGCTGAAAAGGCTGTATCTAAAATACAAGGGCACGGCTATTCTTTCGGAGCCCACATTATGACGGGCATTGCAGGAAAAGACAGAAGCATTGAAAATGCCGAAGCAACGGCAGAATTTTTAAACAAGACAAAACCAATCCGCGTCATAAATTTTTCAATGTTTCTCCACAAAGAAGGTCCTCTTTATAAAGATATAGAGGCGGGAAAATATGAAGCTGCAAGCGAGATGGAAAACCTTAAAGAAGAAAAAAGATTGATCGAGCTTTTAGGTGATGAGGACAATCCTATTTTTTATGACGGCTTCCACGATTATCTGGAGTTTAGGGTAAGGGGAATTCTTCCAAAAGACAGGGAGAAGATGCTGAAAAGCATTCAAGACAAAATCGAAAACTATAAACCTCTACAAAACGATTACGCTTTTGTAAACGGAGAATGTACGCCTTCTCTCGAAAAAGCTGACGGCTCAGGCAAAATATGGAAAACGGCCTAG